The following coding sequences lie in one Saccharopolyspora hordei genomic window:
- a CDS encoding MbtH family protein has protein sequence MTNPFEDPDGRYLVLVNDEGQHSLWPTFVEVPAGWTKVYGEDTRDACLQYVEENWTDLRPKSLIEAMGG, from the coding sequence ATGACGAACCCGTTCGAAGACCCCGACGGCCGCTACCTGGTCCTGGTGAACGACGAGGGCCAGCACTCGCTGTGGCCGACGTTCGTCGAGGTGCCCGCGGGCTGGACGAAGGTCTACGGCGAGGACACCCGGGACGCGTGCCTGCAGTACGTCGAGGAGAACTGGACGGACTTGCGGCCGAAGAGCCTCATCGAGGCGATGGGCGGCTGA
- the sbnA gene encoding 2,3-diaminopropionate biosynthesis protein SbnA, with product MPIISQPHEFNEDDLYVDLRPSVGVPLYLKCEGFNFAGSIKLKAAESMVAAAERSGALRPGSILVESSSGNLGVALSVLAASKGYQFVCVTDARCNLATKQLMETLGAQVHTITEPAAEGGYLAARIAHVRELCADDDRYVWLNQYANQDNWTAHYRTTAPSIDRAFPTLDVLFVGAGTTGTLMGCARYFKRFRPGVRIVAVDAVGSVTFGGPAAPRMIPGLGTGVRPALLDESFVDDVVLVEEIDTVRTCHRLARRGFLFGGSTGTVISGATQWLTANDVGPDVTAVTIAPDLGERYLDSLYQPSWVQQVYHVDPTDELATQR from the coding sequence GTGCCCATCATCTCGCAGCCGCACGAATTCAACGAGGACGACCTCTACGTCGACCTCCGGCCCTCCGTCGGCGTCCCGCTGTACCTGAAGTGCGAGGGGTTCAACTTCGCCGGCTCGATCAAGCTCAAAGCGGCCGAGTCGATGGTCGCCGCCGCGGAGCGCTCCGGGGCGCTGCGCCCGGGCTCCATCCTGGTCGAGTCCTCGTCCGGCAACCTCGGCGTGGCGCTGAGCGTGCTCGCGGCCAGCAAGGGCTACCAGTTCGTGTGCGTGACCGACGCTCGGTGCAACCTCGCGACCAAGCAGCTGATGGAGACCCTCGGCGCCCAGGTGCACACCATCACCGAGCCCGCCGCCGAAGGCGGCTACCTCGCGGCCCGCATCGCCCACGTGCGCGAGCTCTGCGCGGACGACGACCGGTACGTGTGGCTGAACCAGTACGCCAACCAGGACAACTGGACGGCCCACTACCGCACCACCGCGCCCTCGATCGACCGGGCCTTCCCCACCCTCGACGTGCTGTTCGTGGGCGCGGGCACCACCGGCACCCTGATGGGCTGCGCCCGCTACTTCAAGCGGTTCCGCCCGGGCGTGCGCATCGTGGCGGTCGACGCGGTCGGTTCGGTCACCTTCGGCGGCCCGGCCGCGCCGCGGATGATCCCGGGCTTGGGGACCGGGGTGCGGCCGGCGCTGCTCGACGAGTCCTTCGTGGACGACGTGGTGCTGGTGGAGGAGATCGACACGGTGCGCACCTGCCACCGGCTGGCCCGCCGGGGCTTCCTGTTCGGCGGTTCCACCGGCACCGTGATCAGCGGCGCGACCCAGTGGCTGACGGCCAACGACGTGGGCCCGGACGTCACCGCGGTGACCATCGCCCCGGACCTCGGCGAGCGCTACCTCGACTCGCTCTACCAACCCAGCTGGGTCCAGCAGGTCTACCACGTCGACCCCACCGACGAGCTCGCGACCCAACGCTGA
- the sbnB gene encoding 2,3-diaminopropionate biosynthesis protein SbnB, protein MSTSANVPAFTVISGAQVQSALAGRHEQVVDIVEQAYRLHGAGRTVNPPSYFLRFPDRPSSRIIALPASLGGDTAVDGIKWISSFPDNVAAGIPRASAVLVLNDHDTGYPFACLESSVISATRTAASAALAADHLSRDRGRPRRIGFIGVGLIARYIHEYLQGTGWTFDEIGVHDLSAEHTAGFTSYLERVEDGPRVVVHDSAESLIRSADLVVFATVAGTPHVHDPAWFEHAPLVLHVSLRDLSPEVVLSSVNVVDDVDHCLKADTSPHLAEQRTGNRDFVDGTINDVLAGELKVPADRPVVFSPFGLGVLDLAVGKFVYDQVMAHGEPTVVPDFFSELRRYG, encoded by the coding sequence ATGTCGACATCAGCCAACGTACCGGCCTTCACCGTCATCTCCGGGGCCCAGGTGCAGAGCGCCCTCGCCGGGCGGCACGAGCAGGTCGTGGACATCGTCGAGCAGGCCTACCGGTTGCACGGCGCGGGCCGGACGGTCAACCCGCCGTCGTACTTCCTGCGCTTCCCCGACCGGCCCAGTTCCCGGATCATCGCGCTGCCCGCCTCGCTCGGCGGTGACACCGCGGTGGACGGGATCAAGTGGATCTCCAGCTTCCCGGACAACGTCGCGGCCGGCATCCCGCGCGCCTCGGCGGTGCTGGTGCTCAACGACCACGACACCGGCTACCCGTTCGCTTGCCTGGAGAGCTCGGTGATCAGCGCGACCCGCACCGCGGCCTCGGCCGCGCTGGCCGCCGACCACCTGAGCCGGGACCGGGGGCGCCCGCGCCGAATCGGGTTCATCGGCGTCGGCCTCATCGCCCGCTACATCCACGAGTACCTGCAGGGCACCGGCTGGACCTTCGACGAGATCGGGGTCCACGACCTCTCCGCCGAGCACACCGCGGGCTTCACCTCCTACCTGGAGCGGGTCGAGGACGGTCCGCGGGTCGTGGTGCACGACAGCGCTGAGTCGCTCATCCGGTCCGCCGACCTCGTGGTGTTCGCGACGGTGGCGGGCACGCCGCACGTGCACGATCCGGCGTGGTTCGAGCACGCCCCGCTGGTGCTGCACGTGTCCCTGCGCGACCTGTCCCCGGAGGTCGTCCTGTCGTCGGTGAACGTCGTCGACGACGTCGACCACTGCCTCAAGGCCGACACCTCGCCGCACCTGGCCGAGCAGCGGACCGGCAACCGGGACTTCGTGGACGGCACGATCAACGACGTGCTCGCCGGGGAGCTCAAGGTCCCCGCCGACCGGCCGGTGGTGTTCTCCCCGTTCGGCCTCGGCGTGCTCGACCTGGCGGTGGGGAAGTTCGTCTACGACCAGGTCATGGCGCACGGAGAGCCCACCGTGGTGCCCGACTTCTTCTCGGAGCTCCGCCGCTACGGATGA
- a CDS encoding TauD/TfdA family dioxygenase yields the protein MSAAELDVHLADGRPAVVHVDGTPEATTWVAQHRDRIRSLVDQHGALLVRGLHLADAAAFGRVARDVAGPLLPEREAFARRWSYEDGVYSSSKWPPNQPMCMHHELSYTLTFPGLMVFGCLGAPASGGVTGVADAAAVLEALPADLVERFEREGWQLVRNYNEMVGVPWQEAFGTDDRGEVERYCRDNAIEFEWDAMDGLRTKQRRSAVITHPKTGARVWFNQVAFLNEWTIDPEVRDYLLMEFGPDGLPFNSRYGSGAPIEDDVVALLNKVYEEHTRREPWQTGDLMLVDNIAQAHSREPYEGAREVLVAMGEPVSLASCSPTVSPS from the coding sequence ATGTCCGCCGCAGAACTCGACGTCCACCTCGCCGACGGAAGGCCGGCCGTCGTGCACGTCGACGGCACCCCCGAGGCCACGACGTGGGTGGCCCAGCACCGCGACCGGATCCGGTCGCTCGTCGACCAGCACGGCGCACTGCTGGTGCGCGGCCTGCACCTGGCCGACGCGGCCGCCTTCGGCCGGGTGGCGCGGGACGTGGCCGGCCCGCTGCTGCCCGAGCGCGAGGCGTTCGCCCGCCGCTGGAGCTACGAGGACGGCGTCTACTCGTCCTCGAAGTGGCCGCCGAACCAGCCGATGTGCATGCACCACGAGCTCAGCTACACGCTGACCTTCCCGGGCCTGATGGTGTTCGGCTGCCTCGGCGCGCCGGCCTCGGGCGGGGTGACCGGGGTCGCGGACGCGGCCGCGGTGCTGGAGGCGCTGCCCGCCGACCTGGTCGAGCGCTTCGAGCGGGAGGGCTGGCAGCTGGTGCGCAACTACAACGAGATGGTCGGCGTGCCGTGGCAGGAGGCCTTCGGCACCGACGACCGCGGCGAGGTGGAGCGCTACTGCCGGGACAACGCCATCGAGTTCGAGTGGGACGCCATGGACGGCCTGCGCACCAAGCAGCGCCGCTCGGCCGTCATCACCCACCCGAAGACCGGCGCGCGGGTGTGGTTCAACCAGGTCGCGTTCCTCAACGAGTGGACGATCGACCCCGAGGTGCGCGACTACCTGCTCATGGAGTTCGGCCCGGACGGCCTGCCGTTCAACAGCCGCTACGGCAGCGGCGCGCCCATCGAGGACGACGTGGTCGCGCTGCTCAACAAGGTCTACGAGGAGCACACGCGGCGGGAGCCGTGGCAGACCGGCGACCTGATGCTGGTCGACAACATCGCGCAGGCGCACAGCCGCGAACCGTACGAGGGGGCGCGCGAGGTGCTGGTCGCCATGGGCGAACCGGTCAGCCTCGCGAGCTGCTCGCCGACGGTGTCGCCGTCCTGA
- a CDS encoding non-ribosomal peptide synthetase produces MNRSSAQRRAFWSRTLESGACTPIPPWFLPDADPQPGVEVHERELPGAALRKTAEALGVPVGTVVLAAHVKVLAAVTGEEHVVTGYLADSPVPCSLDLPTGSWRDLVHRARRAENDLRAHLPAELAQDPAELFDTVLDLTGTSGEVGEFALRVGFDAGSAVLSLRYRTDRLSADQVHRMSGYYRAALELMATDLDAAHAGGTLLSAEERRFQLVELAGPERELPDARVHELVEERVRRHPDAIAAVHRDRAWTYRQLNERANQIAHALLDRGLGREDVVAVVTDRNLDWMASVLGVFKAGGCYLPVEPDFPAERIARTLRRSECRWVLAEAGRTAHLDRAEVTAEVLLLSDVDGDTTDPRVPVDADQLAYVYFTSGSTGEPKGAMCEHAGMLNHLFAKVHDLGIGEGAVVSETAPQCFDISLWQLVSALLVGGRTVLVEQDVILDVQRFVDTLVEHRVQIAQLVPSYLETVLSYLEDSPRELPDLRCVSVTGEALKKELTERWFAAYPGVALANVYGLTETSDDTNHEVMTAVPVRDRVPLGPPVQNTHVYVVDQHLQPVPLGAPGEIVLSGVCVGRGYINDPERTAAAFGTDPHRPGRRLYRSGDFGRWLPEGKVEFLGRRDAQVKIRGFRIEIGEIENQLLRAPGVRDGAVVVTEDAAGKHLVAFHTGADRLSAEEFKEFLRRSLPHYMVPEHFHHCEALPLTGNGKTDKKALTALAAERTPVTRHVPPRTPTERHLAQQWAEVLGLPVDEIGRDADFFERGGTSLSAVKLILKLGRTITLRDVTGSPVLADLAALIDGRREERSGVLQRLATADGSRHGLVLFPYAGGGPVNFHAFAQALRAAGISTHAVQLPGHDVGADAGSFAGLEQTVKEVVAEIGELGLETVTLWGHSAGAAFAVHAALQLEEQGTRVHQVLVGARDLDPVEVLQADVAEISELSTEELKRRLSAQPAFHELDQLRPEHAAHVAEAYRHDVRVAAQYLADLQTAPPARRLSAPLTVVTARDDAGRVDHRRWHVVAEHVDRHEISGGGHYFLATHAAEAVTAVHPVR; encoded by the coding sequence TTGAACCGGTCGTCCGCGCAACGGCGCGCATTCTGGTCCCGGACGCTGGAGAGCGGGGCCTGCACGCCGATCCCACCCTGGTTCCTCCCCGACGCCGACCCGCAGCCCGGCGTCGAGGTGCACGAGCGCGAGCTGCCCGGAGCGGCGCTCCGGAAGACCGCCGAGGCCCTGGGCGTGCCGGTCGGGACCGTGGTGCTGGCCGCGCACGTGAAGGTGCTGGCCGCCGTCACCGGTGAGGAGCACGTGGTCACCGGGTACCTCGCCGACTCGCCCGTGCCGTGCTCGCTGGACCTGCCCACCGGCTCGTGGCGAGACCTGGTGCACCGCGCGCGGCGCGCGGAGAACGACCTCCGCGCGCACCTGCCCGCCGAGCTGGCACAGGACCCCGCCGAGCTGTTCGACACCGTCCTCGACCTCACCGGGACCTCCGGCGAGGTCGGGGAGTTCGCGCTGCGGGTCGGGTTCGACGCCGGATCGGCCGTGCTGTCGCTGCGGTACCGCACCGACCGCCTCAGCGCGGACCAGGTGCACCGCATGAGCGGCTACTACCGGGCGGCGCTGGAGCTGATGGCCACCGACCTCGACGCCGCGCACGCCGGAGGAACGCTGCTGTCCGCCGAGGAACGCCGGTTCCAGCTCGTCGAGCTGGCCGGCCCCGAACGCGAGCTGCCCGACGCGCGGGTGCACGAGCTCGTCGAGGAGCGCGTCCGCCGCCACCCCGACGCGATCGCCGCGGTCCACCGGGACCGTGCGTGGACCTACCGGCAGCTCAACGAGCGCGCCAACCAGATCGCGCACGCGCTGCTCGACCGCGGCCTGGGCCGCGAGGACGTCGTCGCGGTGGTGACCGACCGCAACCTGGACTGGATGGCGTCCGTGCTGGGCGTGTTCAAGGCCGGGGGCTGCTACCTCCCCGTGGAGCCGGACTTCCCCGCCGAGCGGATCGCCCGGACGCTGCGCCGCAGCGAGTGCCGGTGGGTGCTGGCCGAGGCCGGCCGCACCGCCCACCTCGACCGCGCCGAGGTCACCGCCGAGGTGCTGCTGCTGAGCGACGTCGACGGCGACACCACCGACCCGCGGGTGCCGGTCGACGCCGACCAGCTCGCGTACGTCTACTTCACCTCGGGTTCCACCGGCGAGCCCAAGGGCGCGATGTGCGAGCACGCCGGCATGCTCAACCACCTCTTCGCCAAGGTCCACGACCTGGGGATCGGCGAGGGAGCCGTGGTCAGCGAGACCGCCCCGCAGTGCTTCGACATCTCGCTGTGGCAGCTGGTCAGCGCGTTGCTGGTCGGCGGACGCACCGTGCTGGTCGAGCAGGACGTCATCCTGGACGTGCAGCGGTTCGTGGACACGCTCGTCGAGCACCGCGTGCAGATCGCCCAGCTCGTGCCGTCCTACCTGGAGACCGTGCTGTCCTACCTGGAGGACTCGCCGCGGGAGCTGCCGGACCTGCGGTGCGTGTCGGTGACCGGGGAGGCGTTGAAGAAGGAGCTGACCGAGCGCTGGTTCGCCGCCTACCCGGGGGTGGCGCTCGCCAACGTCTACGGCCTCACCGAGACCTCCGACGACACCAACCACGAGGTGATGACCGCGGTCCCGGTCCGCGACCGGGTGCCGCTGGGCCCGCCGGTGCAGAACACCCACGTCTACGTCGTGGACCAGCACCTGCAGCCGGTGCCGCTCGGGGCACCGGGCGAGATCGTGCTGTCCGGGGTGTGCGTCGGCCGCGGCTACATCAACGACCCGGAGCGCACCGCCGCCGCGTTCGGCACCGACCCGCACCGGCCCGGCCGGCGGCTGTACCGGTCCGGTGACTTCGGCCGGTGGCTGCCGGAGGGCAAGGTCGAGTTCCTGGGCCGGCGTGACGCGCAGGTCAAGATCCGCGGGTTCCGCATCGAGATCGGCGAGATCGAGAACCAGCTGCTGCGCGCGCCGGGGGTGCGCGACGGCGCGGTGGTGGTGACCGAGGACGCCGCCGGCAAGCACCTGGTCGCCTTCCACACCGGCGCCGACCGGCTCTCCGCGGAGGAGTTCAAGGAGTTCCTGCGCCGCAGCCTGCCGCACTACATGGTCCCCGAGCACTTCCACCACTGCGAGGCGCTGCCGCTGACCGGCAACGGCAAGACCGACAAGAAGGCGCTGACCGCGCTCGCCGCCGAACGCACCCCGGTGACCCGGCACGTCCCGCCGCGGACGCCGACCGAACGGCACCTGGCGCAGCAGTGGGCGGAGGTGCTCGGCCTGCCGGTCGACGAGATCGGGCGGGACGCCGACTTCTTCGAGCGCGGCGGCACCTCGCTGTCGGCGGTCAAGCTGATCCTCAAGCTGGGCCGCACGATCACGCTCCGGGACGTCACCGGGTCCCCGGTGCTCGCCGACCTGGCCGCGCTCATCGACGGGCGCCGCGAGGAGCGCTCCGGGGTGCTGCAGCGGCTGGCGACCGCGGACGGTTCGCGGCACGGGCTGGTGCTCTTCCCCTACGCCGGGGGCGGCCCGGTCAACTTCCACGCGTTCGCCCAGGCGCTGCGGGCCGCGGGGATCAGCACGCACGCGGTGCAGCTGCCCGGGCACGACGTCGGCGCGGACGCGGGGTCCTTCGCCGGGCTGGAGCAGACCGTCAAGGAGGTCGTCGCCGAGATCGGCGAGCTCGGCCTGGAGACGGTCACGCTGTGGGGCCACTCCGCGGGCGCCGCGTTCGCGGTGCACGCCGCGCTGCAGCTCGAGGAGCAGGGCACCCGCGTGCACCAGGTGCTCGTCGGAGCCCGCGACCTCGACCCGGTCGAGGTGCTGCAGGCGGACGTCGCCGAGATCAGCGAGCTGTCCACCGAGGAGCTCAAGCGGCGGCTCAGCGCCCAGCCCGCGTTCCACGAGCTCGACCAGCTGCGCCCGGAGCACGCCGCCCACGTCGCCGAGGCCTACCGGCACGACGTGCGCGTCGCCGCGCAATACCTGGCCGACCTGCAGACCGCTCCCCCGGCGCGACGCCTGTCCGCGCCGCTCACCGTCGTCACCGCGCGCGACGACGCCGGACGTGTCGACCACCGGCGCTGGCACGTGGTCGCCGAGCACGTCGACCGGCACGAGATCTCCGGCGGTGGCCACTACTTCCTCGCCACGCACGCCGCCGAGGCGGTGACCGCCGTCCACCCCGTCCGTTGA
- a CDS encoding TauD/TfdA family dioxygenase — translation MSMAVRAEVPPQTAVIEPHDAREIERVALDLLPVADGKVDDAAWIAAARDAWEHLPVSVRTTLRRFRRDTGTTGALVVSGLPLGPDGVPDTPTRDGSVQRTATVPAAVLIMFAAGLGDPASFRPEKSGALVQDVVPVPGKEEFQGNAGSALLSFHTENAFHPHRPDFVMLSCLRSDHEGVAGLRTACIRQVLDLLTPSAREALSSAEFVTAPPPSFGSTSGDTTPHAALTGAPEDPDLQIDFAATEPLTDRARAAMDELQELFGEHAHTHYLTPGSMAIVDNRVTVHGRTAFRPRYDGRDRWLQRSFSLADFRASRRHRADDGYVLD, via the coding sequence ATGTCGATGGCAGTCCGCGCGGAGGTCCCGCCGCAGACCGCGGTGATCGAACCGCACGACGCGCGCGAGATCGAACGGGTCGCCCTCGACCTGCTCCCCGTCGCCGACGGCAAGGTCGACGACGCCGCGTGGATCGCGGCGGCCCGCGACGCGTGGGAGCACCTGCCCGTCTCGGTGCGCACCACCCTCCGGCGGTTCCGCCGCGACACCGGCACCACCGGCGCGCTCGTGGTCAGCGGGTTGCCGCTGGGCCCCGACGGGGTGCCCGACACCCCGACCCGGGACGGCTCGGTGCAGCGCACCGCCACCGTGCCCGCCGCGGTGCTCATCATGTTCGCCGCCGGCCTGGGCGACCCGGCCTCGTTCCGCCCGGAGAAGTCCGGGGCGCTCGTGCAGGACGTGGTCCCGGTGCCGGGCAAGGAGGAGTTCCAGGGCAACGCCGGTTCGGCGCTGCTGTCGTTCCACACCGAGAACGCCTTCCACCCGCACCGGCCGGACTTCGTGATGCTGTCCTGCCTGCGCTCCGACCACGAGGGCGTCGCCGGGCTGCGCACCGCGTGCATCCGGCAGGTGCTCGACCTGCTCACCCCCTCGGCGCGGGAAGCGCTGTCCAGCGCGGAGTTCGTCACCGCGCCGCCGCCGTCGTTCGGGTCCACCAGCGGCGACACCACGCCGCACGCCGCGCTGACCGGCGCGCCCGAAGACCCCGACCTGCAGATCGACTTCGCCGCGACGGAACCGCTGACCGACCGGGCCCGCGCGGCCATGGACGAGCTGCAGGAGCTCTTCGGCGAGCACGCGCACACCCACTACCTGACCCCCGGCTCGATGGCCATCGTGGACAACCGGGTCACGGTGCACGGCCGGACCGCGTTCCGGCCGCGCTACGACGGCCGCGACCGGTGGTTGCAGCGCAGCTTCTCGCTGGCCGACTTCCGCGCCTCGCGGCGGCACCGCGCGGACGACGGCTACGTCCTCGACTGA
- a CDS encoding ATP-binding cassette domain-containing protein has product MTAAVEVEGLVKEFGDRRVVDGVDLTIPEGTVLGLLGPNGAGKTTTVRMLSTLIRPDGGRVRIGGYDLVKQANQVRRLIGLTGQYASVDEGISGRENLYMIARLLDFPRRRARERVDELLERFDLVEAAERPAGKYSGGMRRRLDLAASMVGDPALLYLDEPTTGLDPRSRNNLWDAVRDLVQTGTTVLLTTQYMEEAEALADSIIVMDRGRVIASGTSGELRARVGGQVLRVRTARREHLDELVRRLSAMRVRNFRVDQENRLVSVPIVNEAELTGVVRLLAASRLPIAGLDTHLPSLDEVFLTLTDQPREPDPDATVVLRRVF; this is encoded by the coding sequence ATGACGGCGGCGGTCGAGGTCGAGGGGCTGGTCAAGGAGTTCGGCGACCGGCGGGTGGTCGACGGCGTCGACCTGACCATCCCGGAGGGCACCGTGCTGGGTCTGCTGGGCCCCAACGGCGCGGGCAAGACCACCACCGTCCGGATGCTGTCCACGCTGATCCGGCCGGACGGCGGCCGGGTCCGCATCGGCGGCTACGACCTGGTCAAGCAGGCCAACCAGGTGCGCAGGCTGATCGGCCTGACGGGGCAGTACGCCTCGGTGGACGAAGGCATCTCGGGGCGGGAGAACCTGTACATGATCGCCCGGCTGCTGGACTTCCCGCGGCGGCGCGCCCGCGAGCGGGTCGACGAGCTGCTGGAGCGGTTCGACCTGGTCGAGGCCGCGGAACGGCCCGCGGGCAAGTACTCCGGCGGGATGCGCCGGCGGCTGGACCTGGCCGCGAGCATGGTCGGCGACCCGGCGCTGCTGTACCTGGACGAACCGACGACCGGGCTGGACCCGCGCAGCCGCAACAACCTGTGGGACGCCGTCCGCGACCTGGTGCAGACCGGGACGACGGTGCTGCTCACCACCCAGTACATGGAGGAAGCCGAGGCGTTGGCGGACTCGATCATCGTGATGGACAGGGGAAGGGTGATCGCCTCCGGCACCAGCGGTGAGCTCCGCGCCCGGGTGGGCGGGCAGGTGCTGCGCGTCCGCACCGCCCGGCGGGAGCACCTGGACGAGCTCGTCCGCAGGCTGTCCGCGATGCGTGTCCGCAACTTCCGGGTGGACCAGGAGAACCGGCTGGTGTCGGTGCCGATCGTCAACGAGGCCGAGCTGACCGGGGTGGTCCGGCTGCTGGCCGCGTCACGGCTGCCGATCGCCGGGCTCGACACGCACCTGCCGAGCCTCGACGAGGTGTTCCTGACGCTGACCGACCAGCCACGCGAACCCGACCCGGACGCGACGGTCGTGCTGCGGAGGGTGTTCTGA
- a CDS encoding ABC transporter permease translates to MREVSGRVGPRAALRHTGAIARRNLLQVVHDRGAILDATLMPMIFTLIFVYVFGGAIADDHGDYKQYLLPGIMVQTVSFASRLTGVTLNVDASRGVMDRLRALPIARSAVLSARISADMCRMLLGQVVMFVFGLVIGFRVQTDVLSALGAIGVLLAYGFALCWISAFIGLTIKSPETVQSVGFIWTIPLQFGSSMFVPLDTMPGWLRAFAQVNPTTLVTDTCRGLFLGGPVAPSALGASLWIAGILLVFVPLSVWKYRRYT, encoded by the coding sequence ATGCGGGAGGTCTCCGGTCGGGTCGGTCCGCGCGCGGCGCTCCGGCACACCGGCGCCATCGCCCGGCGGAACCTGCTGCAGGTCGTGCACGACCGGGGCGCGATCCTGGACGCGACCCTGATGCCGATGATCTTCACGCTGATCTTCGTGTACGTCTTCGGCGGCGCCATCGCCGACGACCACGGGGACTACAAGCAGTACCTGCTGCCGGGGATCATGGTGCAGACGGTGTCGTTCGCCTCCCGGCTCACCGGGGTGACGCTCAACGTGGACGCCAGCCGCGGGGTGATGGACCGCCTGCGCGCGCTGCCGATCGCGCGGTCCGCGGTGCTGTCCGCGCGCATCTCCGCGGACATGTGCCGGATGCTGCTCGGCCAGGTCGTCATGTTCGTGTTCGGGCTGGTCATCGGCTTCCGGGTGCAGACCGACGTGCTGTCCGCGCTCGGCGCGATCGGAGTGCTGCTGGCCTACGGGTTCGCGCTGTGCTGGATCTCGGCGTTCATCGGGCTGACCATCAAGAGCCCGGAGACGGTGCAGTCGGTGGGCTTCATCTGGACGATCCCGCTGCAGTTCGGCAGCTCGATGTTCGTGCCGCTGGACACGATGCCCGGGTGGCTGCGCGCCTTCGCGCAGGTGAACCCGACGACGCTGGTCACCGACACCTGCCGCGGCCTGTTCCTGGGCGGCCCGGTGGCGCCGTCGGCGCTCGGCGCCTCCCTGTGGATCGCCGGCATCCTGCTGGTCTTCGTCCCGCTGTCGGTGTGGAAGTACCGGCGCTACACCTGA
- a CDS encoding thioesterase II family protein gives MAPAIRLFCFPHAGGGTAAYRPWVGALGPEIEVVPVALPGREARIAEPAHRSMDTLAELVTRELASSLDRPYAFFGHSMGAGLAWEVARRTGPLGVIASARRAPQLPTRRRLVSDLPDEQFVAALRGLEGTPQAVLDDPELVELLLPTLRADFAVSESFQAPEGRKLHCPVVAMAGEDDSELDRDELEAWRDATTGPFRSRWFPGGHFYLANGAPDVLAEVRAAVLEFAGRAQAVRHG, from the coding sequence GTGGCGCCAGCCATCCGACTGTTCTGCTTCCCGCACGCCGGCGGCGGGACGGCGGCGTACCGACCGTGGGTGGGTGCGCTGGGGCCGGAGATCGAGGTGGTGCCGGTGGCGCTGCCCGGCCGCGAGGCGCGCATCGCCGAGCCGGCGCACCGGAGCATGGACACCCTGGCGGAGCTGGTCACGCGGGAGCTCGCGAGCTCCCTCGACCGCCCGTACGCCTTCTTCGGGCACAGCATGGGCGCCGGGCTGGCCTGGGAGGTCGCCCGCCGGACCGGGCCGTTGGGGGTGATCGCCTCGGCTCGGCGCGCGCCGCAGCTGCCGACCCGCCGCCGCCTGGTGTCCGACCTGCCCGACGAGCAGTTCGTCGCGGCCCTGCGCGGCCTCGAGGGGACGCCGCAGGCGGTGCTGGACGACCCCGAGCTGGTGGAGCTGCTGCTGCCGACGCTCCGGGCGGACTTCGCGGTCAGCGAGTCGTTCCAGGCCCCGGAGGGCCGGAAGCTGCACTGCCCGGTGGTGGCGATGGCCGGTGAGGACGACTCCGAACTGGACCGCGACGAGCTGGAGGCCTGGCGGGACGCCACGACCGGACCGTTCCGGTCGCGCTGGTTCCCCGGCGGCCACTTCTACCTGGCCAACGGCGCCCCGGACGTCCTCGCCGAGGTGCGGGCGGCCGTCCTGGAGTTCGCCGGACGCGCGCAGGCAGTCCGCCACGGCTGA
- a CDS encoding IclR family transcriptional regulator, with protein MTTEDPPPPPGTQTLARGLAVVRAVADGATDLRGLVERTGLGRSTAHRLVQLLVREGYLRSGRDGYALGPTLIELGFQALHGNPLPVVARPVLEELSEQLRDTVHLAVRDGSSVLYLDKLPGSRGAEMRSRIGHRMPLTRTGVGMALLLDSPHEWEQLYQAETPVEPALATGDVEAFVARMREYAESQVTMDVEDNEPGIRCVAAPVRDATGALVGAISVSATRPYMPAARMRGLVKVVSRAAQRISAALGHRPD; from the coding sequence ATGACCACCGAGGACCCTCCCCCGCCTCCGGGCACCCAGACGCTGGCCAGGGGGCTGGCGGTCGTGCGCGCGGTGGCCGACGGCGCCACCGACCTGCGCGGCCTCGTCGAACGGACCGGCCTGGGCCGCAGCACCGCGCACCGGCTGGTGCAGCTGCTGGTCCGCGAGGGGTACCTGCGGTCCGGGCGGGACGGCTACGCGCTCGGGCCGACGCTCATCGAGCTCGGGTTCCAGGCGCTGCACGGCAACCCGCTGCCGGTGGTGGCCCGGCCGGTGCTCGAAGAGCTCTCCGAGCAGCTGCGCGACACCGTCCACCTCGCGGTCCGCGACGGCTCCTCGGTGCTCTACCTCGACAAGCTGCCCGGTTCCCGCGGCGCGGAGATGCGGTCCCGGATCGGGCACCGGATGCCGCTCACCCGCACCGGGGTCGGCATGGCCCTGCTGCTGGACTCACCGCACGAGTGGGAGCAGCTCTACCAGGCCGAGACCCCGGTGGAGCCCGCGCTGGCCACCGGCGACGTCGAGGCCTTCGTCGCCCGCATGCGCGAGTACGCGGAGTCGCAGGTGACGATGGACGTGGAGGACAACGAGCCGGGCATCCGCTGCGTGGCCGCCCCGGTCCGCGACGCCACCGGAGCCCTGGTGGGCGCGATCAGCGTCTCGGCCACCCGCCCGTACATGCCCGCGGCCCGCATGCGCGGCCTGGTCAAGGTGGTCAGCAGGGCCGCCCAGCGCATCTCCGCAGCCCTCGGCCACCGCCCGGACTGA